Genomic window (Pseudomonadota bacterium):
CCGCGCCTCTACGCGGCTTCGCACCGATCCGCTTTTCCATGAAAACGATCGCGCTGGCCGCGATCGAAACGCCGCGCTTTTCGAAGATCGTCTACAGTCGTGTGGAAGCTCGACCGGCTCGGACGAAGTCTAAAGGGGCTGATCGAGTTCGTGGAGGATCTCGGTAAGAGGGGAGTCCAGTTCAAGAGCGTGACCGACAGCATCGACACCACGACCCCACTCGGGAAGTTCTTCTTCCACGTGATGGCCGCGCTCGCAGAGATGGAGCGCGATCTGATCGCTGAGCGCACTCGGGCTGGGCTAGACGCGGCAAAGAGACGAGGACGAACAGGTGGCCGACCCTCACAGATGAACAAGAGCAAGAAAGAGGCAGCCCGGAAGCTACTTGCCGACGGCACTCCCCCCAGGGAAGTAGCTGAGACCCTCAGCGTGTCTGTGGCGACCTTGTACCGGCACCTCCCGGCGTCGGAGCGGAAGTAGGAGACACGCCTTGAGATGAGGCCGGATCATCCAGTAGGCCATTGTCGACAACGAACTTCGCAAGGGCATCGATGAAGTTCTCGATTGCCTCTGGAGACAAGTTGTTTGCAGGACACTCCTTCCGCGAACTCTTTTTCACCTGCTTCGGCACCTTTCATCGATCTCCTTTCCTGCAAAGACGAGTACTCGCCCTCACACCGTCATATATGGTCGGTTCGGAACATCAGGCTGGGCGGCGGTCTCTCCCTCGACGATCCCGTCTTCGCCGATCCATACCGAGAGACGCCGCGACGCGACGAAACAGACTCGACGACGATTCTGCTCCGCGTGCCGTTGAGCGAAGCCCTGGGGATCGTCGAGGTGTTCGTCGGGGATCTTGAGATCTCGATAGACACCGGGAATGATCTTCTCGACGACGTACGGCCGGATCGGCTCGTTGGCCCACTGGCTCCATTCGCGCTCGCGTTCGTCTCGATCCGCGAGGGTCAGCTCTTCGACGATTCTGGCGTCGAGCCTGAGCGCTCGGACGACGGCATCCAGCAACTTACGGTGCGCTGTTCCAGACTCTTCCAGAGCACGGAGGCGGTTGACGCCTTTGCCGACGTTCCGATACCCCACCTCTTTCGCGAGCTGGCCGAGTGTCAGACCTCGTGCGGTGCGTTGTTCGCGGACGTAGTTGCCCAGATGTGTCTTCATGACGTTTGCCCTCCTGGGGCCGCATCCCGCTTGTGCGGATGGCACCGTTCGTCGTCGGTTGCCGTGGCTCGGACCTCCGAGCCAGCTCTCGATGCTGAGAAGATCGTCACACGAGGACAAAGGCGGGTCAAGGATCGCGAGGCGTCTCGTCGCTCGCGCTCGTCGGCTCGATCAACTGCGAGTTGGCCTTCTCTTGATCCTCCCTGTGCCACTTCAAGAGAAGCTGAGCCAGACCGGTCAGGTTCTCAGCGATCTCTCGGCCGTCTTCCCTAGTGAGCTTGTGACCGTAGCGCGACTCGAAGGTCGCGATGATCTCGTTGATGAACTCTTCTTTCATCTTCCCTCCACGTCGCTCACGTTCGATCTTCCCGATGCCGTCGCCGTGGTCACTTGAAGCTCGCGCGACAGCTCGGGCACGCCTGGACCGCTTTGCTCGCGAGCCGAGTCCCGCAGTTCCCGCAGAGCCACTTCCTGCCCAACGGGATCCCGGCCGCGATGAAGAGAATGAAGATGGCCAGCCCGACGACGTGGCCGTACGTGATCCCTCCGTCACCGGCAATCGGATAGGGCAAGACGATCTTGGCGAACAGGAACGCGAGAAAGAGGCCGAGAACGTAGACGAGACAACCGACGTGAACGAAGCTCTTCTTTTTCAGCTTCTTCGCCGTGACGGGCTCTGGCGTCGCTGCCGCTTTCTGTGGATGGCCACACTTGGGACACGCTGCCGCCTGGGCAGAGATCGACCAGCCACAAGCTTCGCACGTGACCATCCCGACCATCGTTCGCTTCCCCTTACCCCGCTCACAGGCCCTGAGCCTTCACCCGTTCGGTCTTCTCTTTTTCGATGGCCGCATCGAGCGCGGCCTCGCGGGTGTCGTCGGTCCAAACGACGAACTGCCTGTCGTTCAGACCCGTTCGCAACGAGAGAAGGACACTGCTCTCATGTGGAGGCTGATCCGACGTCGTCCCTCCCCACTTCAAGGCGATGTTCCTTCCGGTCAGGCGTCGTTCCGAGAGGTCGAGCGGTTGCCCTAGTTCGGGGTCGAGGATCGCCCGAACATCTGCGACGAACTTGTTTACGTCATCCTCTGTGTTCAGCTTCTGGCGATCACCCGCTGCCTTGGAGCCGCCGAATAGCTCCGGTTCTTCGAAGGAGAACTCGACAGCGTACAGCTCCTTGTTGTGATCGAATTTCAGGTTCATCTCGGTCAGTCGACCCGCCAGGTTGGCGGTACAGTAGAGGACGTGCCGCTTGGTCTTCTGGTCAGCGTAGTCGTCCTTGAACGTCGACGCTTCCAGGCGATCTTTACACCTGCTCTTCACCGCCTTGTCTTTCTTCACCTTGTCGAACTGCATGCCAAAGGCGATCTCCTTGAACCCGTCCAGCTTGGGATGCCGTACCACAGACTTCGCCGCCGCTTGCTGGCCGGGGCTCGGCTGACTAGAGGCCGCCCCGGCCGGGGCTCCTGCCGTTGTTGCTGGCCCGCTCGTGGTTTGCTGGATCGCCGGGTTGGCCTTCGGGGCCTCGACATCGACCGCGCATGAAGCGCAGAAGACGAGCCCCATCAGGACCGCCGCACCAAGTACTCTCATGGCTTACTCCCTTCGTGCGCCCCCCAATAGGGCGGAATCGATCCCAGGCGGTGCTGCACACCTTCAAGATCCCTAATCCTTGAGCCCCCTCCCGCCGATCCGTTTCTACCATGTTCCCCAGATAAAGGGATACCGCGAGGTTGGTCTTTGCCGGAAGCACTTCTCTCTACACTCGGCTCGATGAAAACCGAAGAACCTGACTACGACGTGCTTCTTCTTGTCGGTCGTAGGATCGCAGAACTTCGCAGGGGGAGAGGTCTCACTCAGGAGCGCCTAGCCGAGAAAGCCAACTTTTCACTCAAGTACCTCCAGCGCATCGAGCGCGGCAGAGAAAACCTGACCGTCACCTCGCTCGCCAAGCTCGCTGACCTCTTCACCACCGAGATCGCTGATCTCTTCAAGCCTCCTGCGAGCATGGAGATCCTCACTGGTCGCCCCAAATCAGCGTCCCCGACTCAAGGGAAAGCTCAGAGAAAGACAGCTAGCAGGTCGAAGCCGAAGAAAAGATCTTCTCAGAAAACCAGACGGCGGTTGTCTGG
Coding sequences:
- a CDS encoding helix-turn-helix domain-containing protein, with the protein product MKTEEPDYDVLLLVGRRIAELRRGRGLTQERLAEKANFSLKYLQRIERGRENLTVTSLAKLADLFTTEIADLFKPPASMEILTGRPKSASPTQGKAQRKTASRSKPKKRSSQKTRRRLSG